In Octopus bimaculoides isolate UCB-OBI-ISO-001 chromosome 14, ASM119413v2, whole genome shotgun sequence, the following are encoded in one genomic region:
- the LOC106872318 gene encoding procathepsin L, which yields MFNFLAILLVATCVVAYPFDTSSYLDDEWAIFKNAFNKIYETESEEYFRRLVWEKNHLFVLAHNSAAKQKKVHFTVAMNKYGDRTQKEFRETMNGYKGSSKTNLKSASVDSDDALVYLPKTVDWRNEGYVTPVKDQKECGSCYAFSSTGSLEGQHFKKTGRLVSLSEQNIVDCSGPEGNNGCNGGLMDQAFQYIEENGGIDTEAAYPYEAVTKECRFVKNGTGATDIGFHDIESGSEYQLQKAVSHVGPISVAIDASDVRFRFYKEGVYYNSECSDENLDHGVLVVGYGVDEKDESVTDYWLVKNSWGESWGEEGYIKMARNMDNNCGIATKASYPLV from the exons atgtTTAACTTTCTGGCAATTCTCTTGGTGGCTACATGCGTTGTTGCATATCCATTTGACACTAGCTCGTATTTGGATGATGAATGGGCCATATTCAAAAACGCATTTAATAAAATTTACGAAACAGAATCCGAGGAGTACTTCag GCGACTTGTCTGGGAAAAGAaccatttgtttgttttggcacACAATTCGGCTGCCAAACAAAAGAAAGTTCACTTTACTGTAGCCATGAACAAATATGGTGACCGT ACTCAGAAGGAATTCCGTGAAACAATGAATGGTTATAAAGGTTCCAGCAAAACCAATTTGAAAAGTGCCTCAGTTGATTCTGATGATGCCTTAGTTTATTTGCCAAAGACAGTTGATTGGAGGAATGAAGGTTATGTAACTCCTGTGAAAGACCAG AAAGAATGTGGTTCTTGCTATGCCTTTTCTTCAACTGGATCCTTAGAAGGTCAACACTTCAAGAAAACAGGACGATTGGTTTCACTCTCTGAGCAGAATATTGTTGACTGTTCTGGCCCAGAAG GTAATAATGGATGCAATGGTGGTTTGATGGATCAAGCTTTTCAATATATTGAGGAAAATGGTGGCATTGATACGGAGGCAGCTTATCCTTATGAAGCTGTT ACCAAGGAATGCCGTTTTGTCAAAAATGGTACTGGTGCTACTGATATCGGATTTCACGATATTGAATCTGGCAGTGAATATCAATTGCAGAAAGCTGTATCTCACGTTGGTCCAATTTCTGTTGCCATCGATGCTAGTGATGTGCGATTCCGCTTTTACAAAGAAGGTGTTTATTACAATTCTGAATGCAGTGATGAAAACCTTGACCACGGTGTTCTAGTTGTTGGTTATGGAGTCGATGAAAAAGATGAATCGGTCACTGATTACTGGTTAGTTAAAAACAG